The DNA sequence CCGACGATTACCTGGTCAAGCCGTTCGACTTGGCCGAACTGATCGCGCGCATGCGCGCGCTGCTGCGCCGCGCCCACGGGCGCAGCGTGTCGGTGATCCGCTACGGCGACCTGGTGGTCGAACCCGACAGCCAGTGCGTGCTGCGCGGCGACGAGCGCATCCAGCTGTCGGCGCGCGAATGCGCCATCTTGGTCGACCTGCTGGAGCATCGCGGCACCGCCCTGTCGCGCGCGCGCCTCGAAGAAAGCCTGTACGGCTGGAACGAGGAAGTCGAAAGCAACGCGGTCGAGGTGCACGTGCACAACCTGCGCAAGAAGCTCGGCAACGAGCTGATCAAGACTATCCGCGGTGTGGGCTACCTGATCCGCAAGGAACCGGCATGAAGCGCTTCTCCATCCGGCACCGCCTGCTGGCGCTGCTGCTGGGCAGCCTGACGCTGGTGTGGATCGCGATGCTGGCATTGGCCTACGCCGAAATGCGCGAGGAAGTCGGCGAACTGGCCGACGCGCACATGGAGCAGAGCGCGCGCACCCTGCTGCTGCTCGACTTGCAGCGATTGCAGCTGCTGTCCGATGCGGGCGCTGAACATCACTCCAGCCATCGGCCCGATCATCACTTCAACGATCACGACGGCGACGACGACCATGCGCAACACGTCGATTTCCAGCTGTGGAGCCGCGACGGCGCGCTGCTCATGCGCGGCCCCGGCTCGCCGGCCGCCGCATTCGATGCGCGCGACGGCTATCGCACGCTGGATCTCGACGGCGGCTCATGGCGCAGCTTTGCGCTGCACGATGCGCAGACCGGCTACCAGGTGCGCGTGTTCGAGCCGATGCGCGTGCGCACCGGCTTGCTGCACAAGCTGGCACGGCGTATGGCGCAGCTGCTGTTGCCGGCGCTGCCGATCCTGGCGCTGCTGATCTGGATCGGCATCGGCCGCGGCTTGCAGCCGCTCACGGCGATGTCGCGGGCGATCGGCGCGCGCGGCGCCGGCAACCTGCAGCCGCTGGCGCTTGAACGCGTCCCGGCCGAAGTCCAGCCGTTGGCCGATGCATTGAACAATCTGCTTGCCAGATTGTCTCAATCAATCGACAGGGAGCGCTCATTCACCGCCGATGCGGCACATGAACTGAGAACGCCGCTGGCTGCCATCAAGGTGCAGGCCGAAGTTGCGCTGGCCGCGCAAGAGGAACGCCAACGTACCGAGGCAATCCAGCAAGTCATCGCCGGTGTTCACCGTACCACCCATCTCGTGCAGCAACTGCTGTTGCTGGCGCGCCTCGATCATTCCGATGCGGCAATGATCGAGACGGTCGATCTGGCTGCATTGGCAACGGAATGCGCCGCGAATTACGCGGGCGAGGCCGAACGCCGCGGCATCGAACTCGAGATGGACACGCACGGCGCGTGCCTGCTGGCAGCCGATCCGACCGCGCTGTCGGTCTTGATCGGCAACCTGCTGGACAATGCGATCAAGTATGGCCGGCAGGGCGGGCATGTGCTGCTGCGCGTCGAGCGCCAGCAGGCGGACGTGGTGGTGAGCGTGCAGGACGATGGCCCGGGCGTGGCGCCGGCTGAGCGCGCGCGCCTGACCGACCGCTTCTATCGCGCCAGCGGCAGCGGCGTGGAAGGCAGCGGGCTGGGCCTGTCGATCGTGGCTCGCATCGTTCAGCGCTATCGCGGCACGATAGGCTTCGGAGAAGGATTGCACGGCGGCGGGTTGGGCGTGCGCATTTGCCTGCCCGCCTGATCACCGGTGCTTGCCTGACGGGCAAGCAACTTTTTAGCCGGCGACATTTCCTGCCTGAAGGATGATTTGTCGCCGCGAATGGTTTACAGTTTGTCGCATGCCGCTTCACCCGCGATGCCGGCTGTACCGCCGGCATTTTTATTGACTGAAGACAGCATGCGCGTTTTAGGATTGCATCGATATTCATGAAGCCTGTTGCCCCCGGCACCGTTATTTTTCACCGTCATCGCGGCTATGGCGTCGTTACCTCGGTCAACCTGTTGACCGGATGGGTAGCGGTGCGCTTCGGCGACGAAGTGCGCACGCTCGACCTGAACCTGTCGCACGACGAACTGCAACACGCCGACGGCGAGCCGATCCGCTTCCGGCGCGACGCACCCGACCGCATGCCCCATGCGCGCCTGATGGCGATGGTGCGCGAGCTGCATCGCGCCGGCTACCAGCAGCTGTACCTGTACAGCTGGCCGAAACCGTCCGGCCTGCACTGGCGCTGGCATTTGTTCGCCGGCCAGCGCAACTGGATCGAGCGGCCGTGGCGCGAGGGTTGGTATGGCTCGGGCGCGGATTACAACTTCAACCCGGTCCTGGGCTGGGGCGATATGCCGGGCGCGACGGCGCAGGAGCTGGCGCGCGCGCTGGCGCAGTTCGACCCGCACGGTCTTGCGCAGGCGCTGCGGCGCGACGAGGATCACAGCGCCTGGTTCGACGCGGTGTGCGAGGCGCTGCTGCCGAATTACGCCTACACGCTGGGCTGGGACATGCGCGACGGCCCGCTGCCGCCGCACCTGCCCGTCATTCCGGTGCGGCGCGGCGTACCGGCCTATTCCGGGCCGCCCTTGCCGTGGCCGCCGGGATGGACGAGGCTGTGGACGGGCGGGCGCGCGCTGGTAGCGACCGGCGTCAGAACAAATCCCGCTGGCGCCCCTTCAGACGTTGTTCGATGAGCTGCGCGATCGACACATTGCGCGCGCCGGGCGCCAGCGTCACCGTGTCGCCGGCCGCGATTTCCCCTTCCTCGATCACGCGCAGGTAAAAGCCGGTAAAGCCGGACTGGACCATCATCTTCACCGCGTGGGAAAAGCCCATCTTCGCGGCGAACTTGTAGCATGGCCGGCGCGGCTCGGTCACCTGCAGCACGGCGCTGCCGACGTGCAGCCGGTCGCCGACCCAGACTTCGCGCTCCAGGATGCCCTCCAGCGTCAGGTTCTCGCCCATCGAGCCGGGCGGTAGCGGCGCCTCGCGCTTGAACACGGCCAGTCGCTGCGCCGCCCAGAACGCGTAGTGCTCCGAAGGATACGCGTACACCGCCTTGTCGAGCCCGCCGTGCACGGTCAGGTCGGCCTGCTCGTCGCCGGCCAGGCCGAGCGGTTTGACGCGCACCGCGCCCGTCACAGGCTGCTTGTGAATTCCCGTCATGATTCGATGCTCGCGCTCCGACTGGCGGATGAACATTTCGCCGACGGCGGCCAGATTCACGCTCACGACTCGCATGTCACTCCTTCAAATTTCCTGCGGCGCGCCATGTTGGCCGCCAGCTGCGACACCAGGATCGCCAATGCCATCGGCACGGCGCCGTAAAGCGGCAAGTCGGCCGTGCCGCGCGACGACACGATGATGCCGCCGATGAAGGCGCCGAGCGCCTGCCCGAGATAGATCGCGGAGGAATTCAGCGCCACCGAGGCCGACGCCAGCGGCGGCGCCAGCGCCACCAGCCGCGCCTGCTGCGCCCCGTTGACCGCGAAGCAGCCCAGCCCCCACACCAGCGTCAGCGCCACCGTGAGCGGCAGCGAGCCGTAGGTGAACGGCCACAACGCGATAGCGCTCAGCATGCAGGCCATGGCGGCGATGCCGACGCGCACCGGGCCGACGCGATCCATCACGCGCGCGCCGA is a window from the Noviherbaspirillum sp. UKPF54 genome containing:
- a CDS encoding response regulator is translated as MRVLLVEDDALLGDGIEAGLKQAGFTVDWARDGRAAQLALETTEYELAVLDIGLPRLSGMELLQQLRRRGSDMPVLLLTARDTVRDRVAGLEAGADDYLVKPFDLAELIARMRALLRRAHGRSVSVIRYGDLVVEPDSQCVLRGDERIQLSARECAILVDLLEHRGTALSRARLEESLYGWNEEVESNAVEVHVHNLRKKLGNELIKTIRGVGYLIRKEPA
- a CDS encoding ATP-binding protein, which gives rise to MKRFSIRHRLLALLLGSLTLVWIAMLALAYAEMREEVGELADAHMEQSARTLLLLDLQRLQLLSDAGAEHHSSHRPDHHFNDHDGDDDHAQHVDFQLWSRDGALLMRGPGSPAAAFDARDGYRTLDLDGGSWRSFALHDAQTGYQVRVFEPMRVRTGLLHKLARRMAQLLLPALPILALLIWIGIGRGLQPLTAMSRAIGARGAGNLQPLALERVPAEVQPLADALNNLLARLSQSIDRERSFTADAAHELRTPLAAIKVQAEVALAAQEERQRTEAIQQVIAGVHRTTHLVQQLLLLARLDHSDAAMIETVDLAALATECAANYAGEAERRGIELEMDTHGACLLAADPTALSVLIGNLLDNAIKYGRQGGHVLLRVERQQADVVVSVQDDGPGVAPAERARLTDRFYRASGSGVEGSGLGLSIVARIVQRYRGTIGFGEGLHGGGLGVRICLPA
- a CDS encoding L-asparaginase, with the translated sequence MKPVAPGTVIFHRHRGYGVVTSVNLLTGWVAVRFGDEVRTLDLNLSHDELQHADGEPIRFRRDAPDRMPHARLMAMVRELHRAGYQQLYLYSWPKPSGLHWRWHLFAGQRNWIERPWREGWYGSGADYNFNPVLGWGDMPGATAQELARALAQFDPHGLAQALRRDEDHSAWFDAVCEALLPNYAYTLGWDMRDGPLPPHLPVIPVRRGVPAYSGPPLPWPPGWTRLWTGGRALVATGVRTNPAGAPSDVVR
- a CDS encoding MOSC domain-containing protein: MRVVSVNLAAVGEMFIRQSEREHRIMTGIHKQPVTGAVRVKPLGLAGDEQADLTVHGGLDKAVYAYPSEHYAFWAAQRLAVFKREAPLPPGSMGENLTLEGILEREVWVGDRLHVGSAVLQVTEPRRPCYKFAAKMGFSHAVKMMVQSGFTGFYLRVIEEGEIAAGDTVTLAPGARNVSIAQLIEQRLKGRQRDLF